In [Mycobacterium] stephanolepidis, the genomic window CAGCTTCTCACCCGGCAAGGTCTGTCCGCCCACGGTGAACCACCAATGCACCGCCGGGCTGGGCGCGGCGGGATCGAAGCCGCGCAGCAGCAGCACCCGGCCGTCCTCATCGAGCAGGATGATCCGAGCCGACGTACGGAAGTTGGCCAGGGCCGGGTCTTCGGTGCCCGCACCCTGGCGGTCGATGATTTCGAAATACGTTGGCATCGGCGCAGTTCCGCCTAAACGCAACCAGCGCACCGGCCGGCGTACCCGCAGGGCCAGAGTGTCGCGCACAGCATCGTTGTGAAAGCGCCGAGCGATCAGCACCCGCGTCTCGGCATCGGCGAGCTCGGCCACCAGCGCGGGACGGAGTCGCTCTGAGTCGACGGTGGACAACGCCGAGGCCAACTGGTTCTCCGCATACTCGCGTCTGTCGCGTTCGGCCTGCTCGGCTTTCGCGGCGAGTTTGATCAGTTGATCGTCCTTGAGCGCGTCTCCCACCGCCCGTGCGACGACGGCACGGCGCGCCAACGCGGCATCGAGGGCCTGCCAGGACAGGTCGCTGCGCACATGCAGTCGGTCTAGCCGGTTGGCCACCAGATAGGCCCACAGCAGGCCCAGCGCGACCAGCGTGCCGATGAGGGCGATGACGATGACGGTCAACGCCGAGAAGGTCACCAACTGTCGACCTTCACACGCGCACCGGAAGCGGTGACGGTCTCGTAGACGAGCATGATCTGCTGTGCGACCACCGACCAGTCGTAGCGCTGCACTGCCTCGGTACCTGCCGCCACCAGCTTCGCGCGGCCCTCGTCGTCTCCGAGCACGTCGATGATGGTCGCCGCCAAGGCATC contains:
- a CDS encoding NUDIX hydrolase, translating into MTFSALTVIVIALIGTLVALGLLWAYLVANRLDRLHVRSDLSWQALDAALARRAVVARAVGDALKDDQLIKLAAKAEQAERDRREYAENQLASALSTVDSERLRPALVAELADAETRVLIARRFHNDAVRDTLALRVRRPVRWLRLGGTAPMPTYFEIIDRQGAGTEDPALANFRTSARIILLDEDGRVLLLRGFDPAAPSPAVHWWFTVGGQTLPGEKLCDGAVRELVEETGLSVPSGRLVGPLWRRVAVFDFNGTTIRSEELFFVHRTKRFEPATDGRTNLEQRYITGHRWCDAEEIAALAASGEQVFPNQLGELLGEAAAAADAVAAGGRRDPILIG